From the genome of Mycobacterium dioxanotrophicus, one region includes:
- a CDS encoding histidine phosphatase family protein: MRTLSGRRTAGAAATTLTTCALLAATALPASAMTVTFIRHGESYGNATNNIDTSTPGPDLTPKGEGQADAVAAYLTSPAYTDKYGPVDAIYASTMIRTQETAKPLAIDLNLPVTVIGYPKNTDAGERIGVQEISAGIFEGLPEQTGIGRIGYIVAPLAWTLGLQFVPVPGGETGLEFNERMNNSMKQIEADTPAGDDGNQNAAVFSHGATIMFWTMMNVDNPNLLLIVQHPLTNGDAVVVDQNADGSWTLKSWAGEEVGPASYPTQMFVNVRDLVVAPQQAVYNMRVPVLTPDPAAIVSTGAQGVQDVAKAGVKFVTDSVTDTVNAITSIPSSLSSLSPTPQTSTLSTAATPVAETSTGARSVAKITEKVNGATNLADGNKTAPGKTVSVARQRVRQTVKDAQAGVESSIKQVGDTVRKLTGADKTARGGSDSTSKDAA, from the coding sequence ATGCGAACACTCTCGGGACGCCGGACCGCCGGGGCCGCTGCGACGACCCTGACGACCTGCGCGCTCTTGGCGGCGACAGCGCTGCCCGCGTCCGCCATGACGGTGACGTTCATCCGGCACGGAGAGTCCTACGGCAATGCCACCAACAACATCGACACGTCGACACCGGGGCCGGATCTCACACCCAAGGGCGAGGGCCAGGCCGACGCCGTCGCCGCCTACCTGACCTCGCCTGCCTACACCGACAAATACGGGCCCGTCGACGCGATCTATGCGTCGACCATGATCCGGACGCAGGAGACGGCCAAGCCGCTCGCGATCGACTTGAACCTGCCCGTCACCGTCATCGGTTATCCGAAGAACACCGACGCCGGAGAGCGCATCGGTGTGCAGGAAATCAGTGCCGGCATCTTCGAGGGCCTGCCCGAACAGACCGGCATCGGCCGTATCGGCTACATCGTCGCGCCGCTGGCCTGGACGTTGGGACTGCAGTTCGTCCCGGTCCCCGGCGGCGAGACCGGCCTGGAATTCAACGAGCGCATGAACAACTCGATGAAGCAGATCGAGGCGGACACCCCGGCGGGCGACGACGGTAATCAGAACGCCGCGGTGTTCTCCCACGGCGCCACCATCATGTTCTGGACGATGATGAACGTCGACAATCCGAACCTGCTGTTGATCGTGCAGCACCCGTTGACCAACGGTGACGCCGTGGTGGTGGATCAGAACGCCGACGGCAGCTGGACCCTCAAGAGCTGGGCGGGCGAAGAGGTCGGCCCCGCCAGCTACCCGACCCAGATGTTCGTCAACGTCCGCGACCTGGTCGTCGCGCCGCAGCAGGCGGTCTACAACATGCGGGTGCCCGTTCTCACGCCGGATCCCGCCGCCATTGTCAGCACTGGGGCGCAGGGTGTGCAGGACGTCGCCAAGGCCGGCGTGAAGTTCGTGACGGACTCGGTGACCGACACTGTCAACGCGATCACCAGCATCCCGAGCTCACTGAGCAGCCTGTCGCCGACGCCGCAGACCTCCACACTCAGCACCGCCGCAACCCCGGTGGCCGAGACATCCACCGGCGCCAGGTCCGTCGCCAAGATCACCGAAAAGGTCAATGGCGCAACGAATCTCGCCGACGGCAACAAGACTGCGCCCGGCAAGACCGTTTCTGTTGCGCGGCAACGGGTTCGGCAAACCGTCAAGGACGCGCAAGCCGGTGTCGAGTCGTCGATCAAGCAGGTCGGCGACACCGTCAGGAAGCTGACCGGCGCCGACAAGACCGCGCGCGGCGGGTCGGACAGCACGTCGAAAGATGCCGCGTGA
- a CDS encoding SDR family oxidoreductase — MGLLDGRVVIVTGAGGGIGRAHALAFAAEGARVVVNDIGVGLDGSPAGGGSAAQNVVDEIASAGGEAVTSGANVADWAQAESLIQTAVDAFGGLDVLVNNAGIVRDRMFANTSEEEFDAVTAVHLKGHFATMKHAAAYWRAQSKAGNMVDARIINTSSGAGLQGSVGQANYSAAKAGIAALTLVASAEMGRYGVTVNAIAPSARTRMTETVFAEMMATQDAAFDAMAPENVSPLVVWLGSAESKDVTGKMFEVEGGKIRVAEGWAHGPQIDKGAKWDPAELGPVVSDLLAKARPAVPVYGA; from the coding sequence ATGGGTTTGCTTGACGGCCGCGTGGTCATCGTGACGGGTGCCGGCGGCGGTATCGGACGCGCACATGCGCTCGCGTTCGCCGCCGAAGGGGCCCGCGTCGTGGTCAACGACATCGGCGTCGGTCTGGACGGATCGCCGGCGGGCGGGGGCAGCGCGGCGCAAAACGTGGTCGACGAAATCGCCTCTGCCGGTGGCGAAGCCGTCACCAGTGGCGCCAACGTCGCGGACTGGGCGCAGGCTGAGAGTCTCATCCAGACCGCCGTCGACGCGTTCGGCGGCCTCGACGTTCTCGTCAACAACGCGGGCATCGTGCGGGACCGCATGTTCGCCAACACCTCCGAAGAAGAGTTCGACGCCGTCACCGCCGTGCACCTCAAGGGGCACTTCGCCACCATGAAGCACGCGGCGGCCTATTGGCGCGCCCAGTCCAAGGCGGGCAACATGGTTGACGCCCGCATCATCAACACCAGCTCCGGTGCCGGCCTGCAGGGCAGTGTCGGACAGGCGAATTACAGTGCGGCCAAGGCGGGTATCGCGGCACTGACCCTCGTGGCGTCCGCCGAGATGGGGCGCTACGGCGTCACCGTGAACGCCATCGCGCCGTCGGCCCGCACCCGGATGACCGAAACGGTGTTCGCAGAGATGATGGCGACGCAGGACGCCGCATTCGACGCGATGGCGCCGGAGAACGTCTCGCCGCTCGTGGTGTGGCTGGGCAGCGCCGAGTCAAAAGACGTCACCGGCAAGATGTTCGAGGTCGAGGGCGGCAAGATCCGAGTCGCCGAGGGCTGGGCGCACGGACCGCAGATCGACAAGGGCGCGAAGTGGGATCCGGCCGAGTTGGGCCCCGTGGTCTCCGATCTGCTGGCCAAGGCCCGTCCCGCGGTTCCGGTCTACGGGGCCTGA
- a CDS encoding EspA/EspE family type VII secretion system effector: MSVLEGFLSTWAEARSTFGQGVPQTGEPFKTDGPLSRVQAHLTAATPGSSWSGTASAAYDAANTEHRGKVAEFANLDRRMGEQIDRAARVVTVGRTDLDAVRTWVLDAAAKAPQNAAGQQMLVPIVRRGLSDVADIVKRSNGELNSIATTIRGIGSEYSALGDQKRGKGDQPQNFGPDGNGPEPDKPPENKYEKALRDAGLLNGPADGYYKKWLENAERRGVPPEVIVEIARRHHITPDSFKVLDGLEEVKDPDGKSYFLMPKGTTGAEARKAVLMTYILNCGTDYGAAPGKKDFAETPYSADEVQRIVDRQNANSFTYRDDVDFILNADGALMTTPNGMLMGMGGNWVQDQFSWMGGSTWGDIYMSNIDHSHGPADQLRQMVESGVSRGVGPDGVPRPGTLDLDKLLHHEERHSQQWAQKGHLGMLWALTSDWMGLERDAGLNDGGYEK; this comes from the coding sequence ATGAGTGTTCTGGAGGGATTTCTCTCCACCTGGGCCGAGGCGCGTTCAACGTTCGGCCAGGGTGTGCCCCAAACGGGCGAACCCTTCAAGACCGATGGGCCGCTGAGCCGGGTGCAGGCGCACCTGACTGCGGCGACGCCGGGATCGTCCTGGTCTGGCACGGCGTCCGCCGCCTACGATGCGGCCAACACCGAACATCGGGGAAAGGTGGCCGAGTTCGCGAACCTGGACCGCCGGATGGGCGAACAGATCGACCGCGCAGCACGAGTGGTGACCGTCGGCCGAACTGATCTGGACGCGGTGCGGACGTGGGTGCTCGACGCCGCAGCCAAGGCTCCCCAGAACGCGGCCGGCCAGCAGATGCTGGTGCCGATCGTGCGACGGGGCCTGAGCGACGTCGCCGACATCGTCAAACGGTCCAACGGTGAACTGAATTCGATTGCCACGACGATCCGAGGGATCGGCAGTGAATACTCCGCGCTCGGTGACCAGAAACGCGGCAAGGGCGACCAACCCCAGAACTTCGGTCCGGACGGCAACGGCCCTGAACCGGACAAGCCCCCGGAGAACAAATACGAGAAGGCGTTGAGGGACGCCGGCCTGCTCAACGGTCCCGCCGACGGGTATTACAAAAAGTGGTTGGAGAATGCCGAACGCCGCGGTGTACCACCAGAAGTCATCGTCGAGATCGCCCGACGCCACCACATCACGCCGGACAGCTTCAAAGTCCTCGACGGCTTGGAAGAGGTCAAGGACCCCGACGGCAAGTCTTACTTCCTCATGCCCAAAGGCACCACCGGCGCCGAAGCGCGCAAGGCCGTGTTGATGACCTACATCCTCAATTGCGGCACGGACTACGGTGCAGCGCCTGGCAAGAAGGATTTCGCGGAGACTCCATACTCGGCAGACGAAGTACAGCGGATCGTCGATCGGCAAAACGCAAACTCCTTCACCTACCGCGACGATGTGGACTTCATCCTCAACGCCGACGGAGCACTGATGACCACACCGAACGGCATGCTCATGGGAATGGGCGGCAACTGGGTGCAAGACCAGTTCAGTTGGATGGGCGGCAGTACTTGGGGTGATATCTACATGAGCAACATCGACCACTCCCACGGCCCTGCAGATCAACTCCGTCAGATGGTGGAGTCCGGTGTGTCACGCGGCGTCGGCCCCGACGGCGTCCCCAGGCCTGGCACGCTCGATCTGGATAAATTGCTGCATCACGAAGAACGGCATTCTCAACAGTGGGCGCAGAAGGGCCACCTCGGCATGCTGTGGGCGTTGACGTCAGATTGGATGGGCTTGGAGCGCGACGCCGGACTGAACGACGGAGGCTATGAGAAGTGA
- a CDS encoding TIGR02444 family protein, whose amino-acid sequence MQLPDFALRVHGGDGVGPACVLLQDRFGLDVNVLLYAARVGIGGPLTPPVLQAATARVALWHAEVVRPLRGVRRRLKSGPSPAPSPVTAELREQLQSLEIRAELIELGELDALVRDTGPGADDPTAQVTAALLLAVHAHSQRPLTADEDAALATIAAAAVAVATT is encoded by the coding sequence GTGCAGTTACCAGATTTTGCCCTGCGGGTGCACGGCGGCGACGGAGTGGGGCCTGCGTGTGTGCTGTTGCAGGACCGGTTCGGCCTCGACGTGAACGTGCTGCTGTACGCCGCCCGCGTCGGCATCGGAGGGCCGTTGACGCCGCCCGTGCTGCAGGCTGCGACCGCACGGGTGGCGCTGTGGCACGCCGAGGTGGTGCGGCCGTTGCGTGGGGTGCGTCGACGGCTCAAATCCGGGCCGTCACCTGCCCCGAGCCCTGTCACCGCCGAGCTGCGTGAGCAGCTTCAGAGCCTGGAAATCCGCGCCGAGCTGATAGAGCTCGGCGAACTGGACGCCCTTGTGCGCGACACCGGTCCCGGCGCCGACGATCCCACCGCGCAGGTCACCGCGGCCCTGCTGCTGGCCGTCCACGCACATTCGCAGCGGCCGTTGACGGCCGACGAAGACGCGGCGCTGGCCACGATCGCCGCGGCGGCGGTGGCAGTCGCCACGACATGA
- the ipdA gene encoding cholesterol ring-cleaving hydrolase subunit IpdA, whose protein sequence is MTDKRTTLDEAAASIESGMTIGIGGWGSRRKPMAFVRALLRTDVKDLTVVTYGGPDLGLLCSAGKVKRVYYGFVSLDSPPFYDPWFAKARTSGAIEAREMDEGMLRCGLQAAAQRLPFLPIRAGLGSDVRAFWGDELKTVTSPYATDGAYEELIAMPALNLDAAFVHMNLGDAQGNAAYTGIDPYFDDLFLMSAQRRFLSVERVVSTEELVKAVPTQALLINRMMVDSVVEAPNGAHFATNEPDYRRDEKFQRHYAEAAGSDETWAEFVKTYLSGSELDYQAAVRAFKEASK, encoded by the coding sequence ATGACCGACAAGAGAACAACTCTCGACGAGGCCGCCGCCTCGATCGAAAGCGGCATGACCATCGGCATCGGCGGCTGGGGCTCGCGGCGCAAGCCCATGGCTTTCGTCCGCGCCCTGTTGCGCACCGACGTCAAGGACCTCACGGTGGTCACCTACGGCGGCCCCGATCTCGGCCTGCTGTGCTCGGCAGGCAAGGTCAAGCGCGTCTACTACGGTTTCGTGTCGCTGGACTCCCCACCGTTCTACGACCCGTGGTTCGCCAAGGCTCGCACCTCCGGCGCCATCGAGGCCCGCGAGATGGACGAGGGCATGCTGCGCTGCGGCCTGCAGGCGGCCGCACAACGGCTGCCGTTCCTGCCGATCCGCGCCGGTCTCGGCAGCGACGTGCGCGCGTTCTGGGGCGATGAACTCAAGACCGTGACGTCGCCGTACGCGACCGACGGCGCCTACGAGGAACTGATCGCGATGCCCGCACTGAACCTCGACGCAGCGTTCGTACACATGAATCTCGGTGATGCCCAAGGCAATGCGGCTTACACCGGAATTGACCCCTACTTCGACGACCTGTTCCTGATGTCGGCGCAGCGCCGCTTCCTGTCCGTCGAGCGCGTCGTGTCCACCGAAGAACTCGTCAAAGCCGTTCCGACGCAGGCCCTCCTGATCAACCGGATGATGGTCGATTCCGTGGTGGAGGCCCCGAACGGTGCCCACTTCGCCACCAACGAGCCCGACTACCGCCGCGACGAGAAGTTCCAACGCCACTACGCGGAAGCCGCGGGCTCCGATGAGACGTGGGCCGAGTTCGTCAAGACGTATCTGTCGGGCAGCGAGCTTGACTACCAGGCCGCCGTCCGCGCCTTCAAGGAGGCCAGCAAGTGA
- the echA20 gene encoding (7aS)-7a-methyl-1,5-dioxo-2,3,5,6,7,7a-hexahydro-1H-indene-carboxyl-CoA hydrolase, protein MTITSTTVEPGIVSVTVNYPPVNAIPSRGWFELADAVTAAGRDRSTHVVILRAEGRGFNAGVDIKEMQNTEGFTALIDANRGCYAAFKAVYECEVPVVAAVNGFCVGGGIGLVGNADVIVASDDAKFGLPEVERGALGAATHLSRLVPQHMMRRLFFTAATVDAETLHHFGSVHEVVPRADLDEAALRVARDIASKDTRVIRAAKEALNFIDVQPVTARYRMEQGFTFELNLSGVSDEHRDAFAGTSKGKE, encoded by the coding sequence ATGACGATCACATCCACCACTGTCGAACCGGGCATCGTCTCGGTCACCGTGAACTACCCACCCGTCAACGCCATCCCATCGCGGGGATGGTTCGAGCTGGCCGACGCCGTCACGGCAGCCGGCCGCGACCGCAGCACCCACGTGGTGATCCTGCGAGCCGAGGGCCGCGGCTTCAACGCCGGAGTGGACATCAAGGAGATGCAGAACACCGAAGGCTTCACCGCACTCATTGACGCCAACCGCGGCTGCTACGCGGCATTCAAGGCGGTCTACGAATGCGAGGTGCCGGTGGTCGCGGCGGTCAACGGGTTCTGCGTCGGCGGTGGCATCGGCCTGGTCGGCAACGCCGACGTCATCGTCGCCTCCGACGACGCCAAGTTCGGCCTTCCCGAGGTGGAACGCGGCGCCCTCGGCGCAGCGACGCACCTGTCGCGCCTGGTGCCGCAACACATGATGCGGCGATTGTTCTTCACCGCCGCCACCGTCGACGCCGAAACCCTGCACCACTTCGGCTCGGTGCACGAGGTAGTGCCACGCGCAGACCTCGACGAGGCCGCGCTACGGGTGGCCCGTGACATCGCCAGCAAGGACACCCGGGTGATCCGGGCCGCCAAGGAAGCACTGAACTTCATCGACGTACAGCCAGTCACCGCGAGATACCGCATGGAACAAGGTTTTACGTTCGAACTCAACCTCTCCGGCGTCTCCGACGAGCACCGTGACGCCTTCGCCGGCACCTCCAAGGGGAAAGAATGA
- a CDS encoding histidine phosphatase family protein — protein MTRKQSILGGVAMAFLALCLALPVANAAEVMRVTFIRHGESYGNTSGLIDTSTPGPVLTPKGQQQAQDVAKKLGDNNYDAIYASTMVRTQLTAAPMSQYLGLPIQVLPGLQEIEAGDYEGTPEKDAMNGYLKAPIAWAFAGQRGARIPGSIDGNEFDARVDGALQTMYDNGDRNVAVFSHGGTIMFWTMMNAQNLSTADKVRLLTTHPLTNTSYVVIEGNPEDGWTLVDWDGEKFGTQPSFETNVQLQVRTLTRQLQQAADSVKAAFATRNPATIATAINHAVATASFSVVKFGRAINAEVINRTKDAVPTDADSAQKKVSAAVDTVKASVEANVKNVEETVDSAVGTQSLTGAAKLNTGAGRSKAHGATDLSDGNKALPGVTKSISRSGDRVREAVQNTSDQVATSVQKLSDAVKKITGQRGKSGAPADSAKTGGEKDAA, from the coding sequence ATGACGCGGAAACAATCGATCCTGGGAGGTGTCGCGATGGCATTCCTCGCCTTGTGCCTGGCGCTGCCTGTCGCCAACGCCGCCGAGGTGATGCGCGTGACGTTCATCCGACATGGCGAGTCATACGGCAACACTTCGGGTTTGATCGACACCTCGACACCCGGCCCGGTGCTCACCCCCAAAGGCCAGCAACAGGCCCAGGACGTCGCCAAGAAACTCGGCGACAACAATTACGACGCCATTTACGCCTCGACCATGGTGCGCACACAATTGACCGCGGCACCGATGTCGCAATACCTCGGCCTGCCCATTCAAGTTCTGCCCGGCCTGCAGGAAATCGAAGCAGGTGATTACGAGGGCACCCCGGAGAAAGACGCGATGAACGGATATCTCAAGGCCCCGATCGCGTGGGCGTTCGCCGGACAACGCGGCGCCCGGATACCGGGCTCGATCGACGGCAATGAGTTCGACGCCAGGGTCGACGGAGCGCTGCAGACCATGTACGACAACGGCGACCGGAACGTCGCGGTGTTCTCCCACGGCGGCACCATCATGTTCTGGACCATGATGAACGCCCAGAACCTCAGCACTGCCGACAAGGTCAGACTGCTCACCACCCATCCGCTGACCAACACCAGCTACGTGGTGATCGAGGGCAATCCCGAAGACGGCTGGACATTGGTGGACTGGGACGGCGAAAAGTTCGGCACCCAACCATCGTTCGAAACAAACGTGCAACTGCAGGTCCGGACCCTCACCCGACAACTGCAGCAGGCCGCCGACAGCGTGAAGGCCGCCTTCGCGACGCGGAACCCGGCGACCATCGCCACCGCGATCAACCATGCTGTCGCCACGGCGAGCTTCTCCGTCGTCAAGTTCGGCCGCGCGATCAACGCCGAGGTCATCAACCGGACCAAGGATGCCGTGCCGACCGATGCCGACTCCGCGCAGAAGAAGGTGTCCGCCGCGGTCGACACCGTCAAGGCGTCCGTGGAGGCGAACGTCAAGAACGTCGAGGAGACCGTCGACTCCGCCGTCGGGACCCAAAGCCTCACGGGTGCAGCGAAGTTGAACACTGGCGCTGGGAGGTCGAAGGCCCATGGCGCGACGGATCTGTCCGACGGCAACAAGGCGCTGCCCGGCGTGACGAAGTCGATCAGTCGCAGTGGGGACCGGGTGCGCGAGGCCGTGCAGAACACCTCCGACCAGGTGGCCACGTCGGTGCAGAAGCTCAGTGACGCGGTCAAGAAGATCACCGGGCAGAGAGGCAAGTCCGGCGCCCCCGCCGACTCCGCCAAGACGGGCGGCGAAAAGGACGCTGCCTGA
- a CDS encoding SDR family oxidoreductase: MTDTPEGGAINLGLTGKVVLVTGGVRGVGAGISAVFAGQGATVVTCARRPVEGLPYEFHSCDVRDDDSVKAMIDAVIAGHGRLDVVVNNAGGSPYVAAADASAKFSTKIIELNLLGPLSVSQHANAVMQDQDSGGSIINISSVSGRRPTPGTAAYGAAKAGVDNLTATLAVEWAPKVRVNSVVVGMVETEQSELFYGDAESVAAVAATVPLGRLAKPADIGWAAAFLTSDAASYISGATLEVHGGGEPPQYLAASSANK; the protein is encoded by the coding sequence GTGACAGATACGCCAGAAGGCGGTGCCATCAATTTGGGGCTGACCGGCAAAGTGGTGCTGGTAACCGGTGGAGTACGAGGGGTTGGCGCCGGAATCAGCGCTGTTTTCGCCGGTCAGGGAGCCACGGTGGTGACCTGCGCGCGCCGTCCCGTCGAGGGCCTGCCGTACGAGTTCCACAGCTGCGACGTCCGGGACGACGATTCGGTGAAGGCGATGATCGATGCGGTGATCGCCGGGCACGGCCGCCTAGACGTCGTGGTGAACAACGCGGGCGGCTCGCCCTATGTGGCGGCCGCCGACGCGTCGGCGAAGTTCAGCACCAAGATCATCGAGCTCAATCTGCTCGGCCCACTGTCGGTTTCCCAGCACGCCAACGCGGTGATGCAGGACCAGGACAGCGGCGGCTCGATCATCAACATCTCCAGTGTCAGTGGGCGCAGACCCACACCGGGAACCGCGGCTTACGGTGCCGCCAAGGCCGGGGTGGACAACCTGACCGCGACGCTGGCCGTGGAATGGGCACCCAAGGTGCGGGTGAACTCCGTAGTGGTCGGCATGGTCGAGACCGAGCAGTCCGAATTGTTCTACGGCGACGCCGAATCCGTGGCAGCCGTCGCCGCCACCGTGCCGCTGGGTCGCCTGGCCAAACCGGCCGACATCGGTTGGGCCGCAGCGTTCTTGACGTCCGACGCGGCGTCCTACATCAGTGGGGCGACCCTCGAAGTCCATGGTGGCGGCGAGCCGCCGCAGTACCTGGCAGCTTCCAGCGCAAACAAATAG
- the ipdC gene encoding (3aS,4S,5R,7aS)-5-hydroxy-7a-methyl-1-oxo-octahydro-1H-indene-4-carboxyl-CoA dehydrogenase: MGKLKTPLTELVGIEHPVVQTGMGWVAGARLVAATSNAGGLGILASATMTLEELQTAVTKVKAATDKPFGINIRADAGDANARVDLLIREGVKVASFALAPKPDLIAKLKDAGVVVIPSVGLAKHAKKVAGWGADAVIVQGGEGGGHTGPIATTLLLPSVLDAVADTGMPVVAAGGFFDGRGLAAALTYGAAGVAMGTRFLLTSDSTVPDAVKQRYLQAALDGTVVSTRVDGMPHRVLRTGLVEKLESGSRARGFAAAVSNAQKFKKLSGMTWKSMVKDGLAMRHGKELTWSQVVMAANTPMLLKAGLVEGNTEAGVLASGQVAGIIEDLPSCADLVPAIVDEAVEHLRSATSYIQ; the protein is encoded by the coding sequence ATGGGCAAGCTCAAAACCCCGCTGACCGAGCTGGTCGGCATCGAACATCCCGTGGTACAGACCGGCATGGGCTGGGTAGCAGGCGCCCGGCTGGTCGCGGCGACCTCCAACGCCGGCGGCCTGGGCATCCTGGCCTCGGCGACCATGACGCTCGAAGAACTGCAGACCGCGGTCACCAAGGTCAAGGCCGCCACCGACAAACCGTTCGGCATCAACATCCGCGCCGACGCCGGCGACGCCAATGCGCGCGTCGACCTCCTGATCCGCGAAGGAGTCAAAGTCGCCTCCTTCGCCCTGGCTCCCAAACCCGACCTGATCGCCAAGCTCAAAGACGCAGGCGTGGTGGTCATCCCGTCGGTCGGCCTGGCCAAGCACGCCAAGAAGGTGGCGGGCTGGGGCGCCGACGCGGTCATCGTGCAGGGTGGCGAGGGCGGCGGCCACACCGGCCCGATCGCGACCACCCTGCTGTTGCCGTCGGTGCTCGACGCCGTGGCCGACACCGGGATGCCGGTCGTGGCCGCGGGCGGGTTCTTCGACGGCCGGGGGCTGGCCGCGGCCCTGACCTACGGCGCCGCGGGCGTTGCGATGGGCACCCGGTTCCTGCTGACGTCGGATTCGACCGTGCCTGACGCGGTCAAGCAGCGCTACCTGCAAGCTGCGCTCGATGGCACCGTGGTGTCCACCCGCGTCGACGGCATGCCGCATCGGGTCCTGCGTACCGGTCTGGTCGAGAAGCTCGAAAGTGGTTCGCGGGCCCGCGGCTTCGCTGCCGCGGTCAGCAATGCACAGAAGTTCAAGAAGCTCTCGGGCATGACGTGGAAGTCGATGGTCAAAGACGGCCTGGCCATGCGGCACGGCAAGGAGCTCACCTGGTCGCAGGTGGTCATGGCGGCCAACACCCCGATGCTGCTGAAAGCCGGTCTGGTGGAAGGCAACACCGAGGCAGGTGTGCTGGCTTCAGGTCAGGTCGCAGGCATCATCGAGGATCTGCCGTCGTGCGCTGATCTGGTGCCTGCGATCGTGGACGAGGCCGTCGAGCACCTTCGCTCCGCGACCAGTTACATCCAGTAA
- the ipdB gene encoding cholesterol ring-cleaving hydrolase subunit IpdB, with product MIAVTRAEVCAVACAELFRDAGEIMASPMTTVVQIGARLARLTFSPDIVLTDGEARILADTPAIGAPFTVEGWMPFNRVFETLAWGKRHVVMGANQIDRYGNQNLSAFGPIQHPTRQMFGVRGAPGNSINHTTSYFVGNHSKRVFCESVDIVSGIGWDKVDPANPAYRFANIYRVVSNLGVFDFNGPDHQMRAVSLHPGVDAQQVADNTSFEVHGLDSAETTRLATEEELKLLREVIDPKALRDKEVKV from the coding sequence GTGATTGCCGTGACCCGCGCCGAAGTGTGCGCCGTCGCCTGCGCCGAACTGTTCCGCGACGCCGGCGAGATCATGGCCAGCCCGATGACCACCGTCGTCCAGATCGGTGCGCGCCTGGCCCGGCTGACCTTCTCCCCCGACATCGTGCTGACCGACGGTGAGGCACGAATTCTGGCCGACACCCCGGCGATCGGCGCGCCGTTCACCGTCGAAGGCTGGATGCCGTTCAACCGGGTCTTCGAGACCTTGGCCTGGGGCAAGCGCCATGTGGTGATGGGCGCCAACCAGATCGACCGCTACGGCAACCAGAACCTCTCGGCGTTCGGTCCGATCCAGCACCCGACCCGCCAGATGTTCGGTGTCCGCGGCGCGCCCGGCAACAGCATCAACCACACCACCAGCTACTTCGTGGGCAACCACTCCAAGCGGGTGTTCTGCGAGTCGGTGGACATCGTCTCCGGAATCGGCTGGGACAAGGTCGATCCGGCGAACCCGGCCTACCGGTTCGCCAACATCTACCGCGTGGTGTCCAACCTGGGCGTGTTCGACTTCAACGGCCCCGACCACCAGATGCGCGCGGTGTCGCTGCATCCGGGCGTCGACGCTCAACAGGTTGCCGACAACACGTCGTTCGAGGTGCACGGGCTGGACTCCGCCGAGACCACCCGATTGGCCACCGAGGAGGAACTCAAGCTGCTGCGTGAGGTGATCGATCCGAAGGCGTTGCGAGACAAAGAGGTCAAGGTCTAG